From the genome of Methanofollis sp. UBA420:
AAGCCCCAGCCGGTTGCGCAGGGGGCGTGGACCTGAATGTAGTTCGGGCCGTGCGTCGAGACGGCGCGCTGCACCTTCTTGATCAGGTCGTTCGGGTAGGCGATCGAGGCCGTGGCCACATAGGCCGCGCCGTGGGCCGCCAGGATCGCCGGGAGGTCCTTCTTCGGCCGCTGGTTGCCGGTCGAACACTTGCCGGCAGGGCTCGTCGTCGTGTCGGCGTCGTACGGCGTCGCACCCGAGCGCTGGATGCCGGTGTTCATGTAGGCCTCGTTGTCGTAGCAGATGTAGGTGATGTCGTGCCCCCGCTCGAAGGCGCCGGAGATGCAGAGCATCCCGATATCGAAGGTGGCGCCGTCGCCGCAGATGCAGACGACATGCTCGTCCCGCCCCTGCTTCTTGAGGGATGCCTCGATCCCGGACGCCACGGCCGCGGCATTCTCGAAGAGGGAGTGGATCCAGGGCACGCCCCACGCCGTCTCCGGGTACGGGGTCGAGAAGACCTCCATGCACCCGGTGGAGGCGACGACGATCGTGTTCTCGCCGGTCGCCTTCATGATCAGCCTGGCCGCAAGGGCCGGGCCGCAGCCGCCGCAGGCGCGGTGGCCGCACTCAAAGAGTTCGCATTCCTCGG
Proteins encoded in this window:
- the porB gene encoding pyruvate synthase subunit PorB; the protein is MTEECELFECGHRACGGCGPALAARLIMKATGENTIVVASTGCMEVFSTPYPETAWGVPWIHSLFENAAAVASGIEASLKKQGRDEHVVCICGDGATFDIGMLCISGAFERGHDITYICYDNEAYMNTGIQRSGATPYDADTTTSPAGKCSTGNQRPKKDLPAILAAHGAAYVATASIAYPNDLIKKVQRAVSTHGPNYIQVHAPCATGWGFDGSQTMAIGRLAVETGLWVNYEMMNGEVERVRKVAHRKPVDDYLSVQKRFRHLYRPGRNEEEIAKIQAIADANARKFGVDLNMKKEE